In Lolium rigidum isolate FL_2022 chromosome 7, APGP_CSIRO_Lrig_0.1, whole genome shotgun sequence, the DNA window GGGGGATCACATATTGAacttgaggaggaagaggatggcacataggaggaagagggaggcggCGATGAATCGCAAGCATAGGAGGAATGCGGAAGCACGCCGCTGGGAAAGCAAGGCGGTGGCGGCGTGGGTCGGGAGTGTGTGGTGGATCAAGGTGGCCGATGGCGTCGGGTCGCGGTCGCCTTACCGAGAGAGCGAGGAAGGGGAGCTATGTCGGGGCGACATCGGATTTGGTCGGATGTTGGTCAATGGTTTTTGGAAATAAGGAATGGTGCGCCACATCCTTTATCCTTTTATTAACGGAGCGAGTAACCCTAGTCGTAACGTTGAGCATGTCTAATTAATTTGCACGAGGAAAAGACAAATAGGGGAGTATCCTACTACAAATCGGAGACGAGTGGAACGatccacgcacgcacgcacgcaatgCCCGCGACTTGTTTTCTCTGTCCATCACCAGCGTAGCTCCGTGACCGTCTCCTAGCTAGGTCCTAGCTGCGCATAGTAATAGAGCACCCGAATCTCGGTAGTAGAAGAACGCACAGAGGGGCCGTGCCCATCATGGAGGCTCTTCTCGGTGGTGGGGCTAGCCGGCGCGTGAGCATCGACGACGCGCTTGCTGAGCACGCGGGGCAGTTGGGTCGGTGGCAGCTGCGGCACTTCGTGCTGGTGTCGGCGGCGTGGGCGCTGGAGGCGCTGAACACCATGGTGATCATCTTCGCGGACCGTGAGCCGGCCATGGCATGCCCGGCTGGGGACGGGCAGTGCGGCGATCCGTGCGGCGGCGCGGCACCGGCAGCCGGGTGGGTGTGGACGCAGGGGACCGGCTCGTCGACAGTGGCAGAGTGGGGGCTCGTGTGCGGCCAGAGCTACAAGGTGGGGCTCGTCcaagccctcttcttcgccggctgCTTGATCGGTAGGTCCATTAGTAGTGCATCTATATATCGGCCTTGTGGCCGGAGATCGACGGCATGTATCGGTAGTTTACATTACCGCATTCCGTTTGTTTTACTTACTTGTGCCCGCAGGCTCCGGTGTGTTCGGCCACCTATCAGACTCGTTCCTGGGCCGGAAGGGTGCCCTCCAGCTCGCCTGCACTCTCAACGCCGTCTTCGCCCTCCTCACGTCCATCGCCCCCAACTACTGGGCCTACGCCGCCCTACGCGTCCTCACCGGCTTCAGCAACGGCAGCGTCGGCTTCTGCTCCTTTGTCCTCGCCAACGAGCCCATCGGCCCCTCCCGCCGCGGGGTCGCCGGCATGTCCGCCTTCTACTTCTTCTCCGGCGGCGTTGTGGtcctcgccggagtcgccgccATCTTCCAGTCCTCCTGGCGCCTGCTCTACGTGGTCGCCTCCCTGGCCTCGCTCGTCTACCTTGTCGCCGTCTTGCCCTTCGTGTCCGAGTCGCCCCGCTGGTACCTCGTGCGGGGACGCGCCGACGACGCCATCCGCGTCCTGCGCGACATCGCGTCCACCAACGGCAGCCGCATCCCCGACGGTGTCACGCTCAAGTTCGACGACGACAAGCTGGCTGGCGGggagtcctcctcgtcggcctcgATCCTGGACGTGCTGCGGTCGAGGACGACACGGCGTAGGCTCGTCTTGTCCGTGCTCATCAACCTGCTCTGCGCGGTGGTCTACTACGGGCTGAGCCTCAACGTGGGCAACCTCAGGACCAACCTGTACGTCAGCGTGGCCGTGAACGCGCTCGCCGAGATGCCCGCCTTCCTGCTCACCACGCTCTTCATCGACCGTTTCGGCAGAAAGCCGCTCGCCATAAGCACCTTGCTTCTCAGCGGCGTCTTCTGCACAGCCGGCAGCCTCATCTCTGCCGCCGACGACTCAATGAGGTACGTACTAGTACTAAGAAAATTTTCTAAAGTTTCTATGTTCTCATTAACTTGTTCTGGCATGCACTGCACGCAGCGTCGCCAAGATGGCATGCAGCGTCGTGGGGATCTTCGGAATGGCGGCGACGTACAACCTATTGTTCATATACACCTCAGAGCTATTCCCTACGGTGGTGCGGAACGCGGCGCTGGGGTGTACCGGGCAGGCAACGCGGATGGGGGCGATACTTGCGCCGTTGGTGGTGGTGCTCGGGGAGCGGGTGCCATTCGCGGTGTTCGGCGTGGCTGGGATCCTAAGCGCCCTGCTCGTCTTCTACCTCCCAGAGACAATGAACAAGCCTTTGTATGACACCATGGCCGGCCTAGAGGAAGGGGAGAAGACCCTCTTCAAGTAAACAAAATGTGTGCGCCTAGAGTGTCTTAAAAAAAAGGGAGTCTTTAACgctcagtcgactgagacataagctatgtctcagtcaactcacGTCATCTTTCTTGTCTTTGTATTTCTTTGTCTTGGGCTGTCCAGTTGACTTTGTTGGGCCATAGATCTGGGAGTTGTCAGGCCAATTTTTGTTATTGGGCTTCTTCAGAAACAAAAGCCCAACTTGAAGCGTACGAAATCAACAACTACCAGATCTCTCTCGATCATCAGAAAGCAggataaaaattacaaaaatgccCCTGGCGATTACGAGAAGCAGGAAATAACGCAAGGCAACACAACCACTCCCAGATTCGTTTCCTTTCTTCCACCTCCAGCTAAAACTACAGGAAGAACAATGAAGGAGCAGATCTGACGAGAGGGGACGAGTTCTTGAAGAAAATTGGAACAATGGATCTGACAGAAGTTTACCATGGTAAAACTCTCTCTCGATCTGTCTTTCTGGCCGAACTCTGACGACCAGTAAACCTTGCTCacccctttcccccaaaaatcttGCTAAAACTTGATTCATCATTGGTCAGTTCTTGAAGAAACTGAACCAACCTTGCTACAACCTGATGCATCAAGAACAAAAACCTTGCTCAGCCCTTTCCCCAAAAAAATTTGCTAAAACGTGATGCATCATTGGTCAGTTCTTGAAAATTTCATTAATTGCTAGTAGCTGACATCTTTAAATTTCATTTGCAACAGATTCTAATTTGGACGTTGATTTCATAATAGGAACCCAGGTAAACAGCACAAAAATGGCTACAATTTTTATAAAAACAAATTTGAATCAAAGATCATATACAGAGTTAGAAATCCAACACTGCAAAACATTTTTAGATACCCAAGTACACATACCTAGAGGATGGAGGAACCAGTAGCAAGAATTACAGCAACTTCTGCCCGAATCAGGTACCTCTTCTCTGAATCAACTTATGCATGTACCCGCATGATACCTGCAAAAAATACAGTATCAAAGATCATATAATCGAGTACATGGATTCAAAATCTGAGCTCATGCAATCTGATAGTTCAGACTCGATGGTCGTGAGTATGAAAAATCTTGGTAAAACTACATgtctgaccaaatgcaagcatgtaCATATCCAAAAATCTCCTCTACAGGCTACTATGGTTATGTCAGTATATATCACAAATTCTGGCCCAAGCAACTATACTACCAACTGCAACAAGCCTCGGTATTGAACAAGACATTCCTGAGTGGTCCTATCATGAAAACATTGAAAAAATGTATACTACTCCTATCAGAAGCCTGGACAAGCACAACATATTATCACTGCAAACTTCACTGACAAAAATGCTGTGCGCAAAGGTCCTCACAGAATTAAACCTCATCTTCATTGTTTACTTGTACTCACAATGCGTGCTTATATTTTATTATGTTTACCAAACCAATTCAACAAACCAGACATGGCATCTAGATAAGACACAGCGACAACAGAGGATCAGATCAAATCACCTTCCTCACGACCCGCACGCGGCATCCGGCCATCCCATCCTTCCTCCCTCCTCCAAACACCTGCACCCACAACACAAAAGAAACCTTCAGAAACCACTGCAAAAGGAACTACGGGTCTGCGGTCGAAGAGGTGTTCCCGTGCCTTGGACCAGGCGGCGACAACGGTTATGATGAAATAATTATACCTCACATTTGCATGTTGTACACTTCCGCCTCACTTGTTGTCAGGCAGAAGTGTTTGCACCCAAAAAAAATAGACGGAAGTATTTGTgtacaaaaagaaagaaagcatGCAATTGTGAGGTATACCGACCTTAAACAACAAGTCATCTAATGTTACTTTGTTAAGAAGCACCCAACTAAAAATACAAAAAGTTGTTTACTTCGGTATTTATTCCAAGACTATATAAGTAGTAATTTGTTGTGGAACAGTATTTTTAATTTCTAGCATATAAGTTGTTTACTTGTGCATTAATTGTCAAGACTATATACAAAAGCACACTATATTGGAAGTATATGACTGTTAATTTTCCATGCAGAATAAAATTGAAGCTCACACAGCAAGCTATACTTTGAACAGCTATACTTTGAACAGCAACTATGTTAATATGCAGGTTAGTTTGATTTACTTTCTGAACTATATATCAAAACATGAATTACAAACTCAACATTGTCAACTTACTGTTGCTTACATATGTTTTAATGAACTTGATGTTTAGACTAAGACACCACCATGGACATATGACTACAACTCAAAGGAAGCTGAACAAGGTGACCTTGAAGATCGCTATGCTGTAAGTTGTTCCATACTAACTTTAGTACATAATTATATGATCATAAAAACATTGAAATATGGGATAATGGGATGACAGATTGATTAATGACTTATTTGAAACTAAAAATGCAGATATCCTTATCACAAGGTAATGGTATGTCCTTCACGGAAATGTTGTTGTCTGTCGAAGCACCATCAACATCACGAGTAACAAGCAACATACATATCGCAGGGAAAATGTTTTAATAAGAAAGTTCTTGGTTGTTTAAACTGACTATTATTGTAAAAATATAAATTTGCAGAGCTATCTACAAAGCAATTTCAATGGAATGGAAGAGGGAATGGGTTCAGAGGTAATTACATGTGACTACAAATTAGCTGCGGATTATATTTAACTACGGATTATATTTAACCAAAAATTGAAAAATGTGCAGAACAAGACATTCATGATAACTGGCAGATATGCAAGTTCCCAGTCTACACTCCTAGAtgtacaagaagaagaagaagaagaagaagaagcttatAAGCAACCAGTATTTggccatgaagatgaagaattagaTGAAGATGAGACAAATATTGGAAATGAAGATTTGCCGAATTATGGTTCAGATAGCTATTACAATTGGCAATTTGATCACAATGAAAATCAGAATAATGATCCAGTACATAATGGTCAGCATATTCCAGAG includes these proteins:
- the LOC124671019 gene encoding organic cation/carnitine transporter 4-like; the encoded protein is MEALLGGGASRRVSIDDALAEHAGQLGRWQLRHFVLVSAAWALEALNTMVIIFADREPAMACPAGDGQCGDPCGGAAPAAGWVWTQGTGSSTVAEWGLVCGQSYKVGLVQALFFAGCLIGSGVFGHLSDSFLGRKGALQLACTLNAVFALLTSIAPNYWAYAALRVLTGFSNGSVGFCSFVLANEPIGPSRRGVAGMSAFYFFSGGVVVLAGVAAIFQSSWRLLYVVASLASLVYLVAVLPFVSESPRWYLVRGRADDAIRVLRDIASTNGSRIPDGVTLKFDDDKLAGGESSSSASILDVLRSRTTRRRLVLSVLINLLCAVVYYGLSLNVGNLRTNLYVSVAVNALAEMPAFLLTTLFIDRFGRKPLAISTLLLSGVFCTAGSLISAADDSMSVAKMACSVVGIFGMAATYNLLFIYTSELFPTVVRNAALGCTGQATRMGAILAPLVVVLGERVPFAVFGVAGILSALLVFYLPETMNKPLYDTMAGLEEGEKTLFKKNNEGADLTRGDEFLKKIGTMDLTEVYHDSNLDVDFIIGTQIPKYTYLEDGGTSSKNYSNFCPNQNKIEAHTASYTLNSYTLNSNYVNMQTKTPPWTYDYNSKEAEQGDLEDRYAISLSQGNGMSFTEMLLSVEAPSTSRSYLQSNFNGMEEGMGSENKTFMITGRYASSQSTLLDVQEEEEEEEEAYKQPVFGHEDEELDEDETNIGNEDLPNYGSDSYYNWQFDHNENQNNDPVHNGQHIPEENNSFDNETHNNEDGEEVDMDMPEGVEKLTQEDIRIFLENESVVAALQASQEVTGHHAPHLNMVFNTRRGSLQILQ